The Thermoclostridium stercorarium subsp. stercorarium DSM 8532 genome contains a region encoding:
- a CDS encoding ISL3 family transposase, with protein MDEFIKQLDQNLDYICHEIINGRCYITVASNRKEVICPFCGWPSSKTHSTYSRTFQDLPIQGNKVFIIMRNRKMFCNNPDCNHTTFAERFDFISDKAKKTQRLEDEIVRLSLNCSSVAASKTLRENVADVGKSTICNLLKKRNTCC; from the coding sequence ATGGATGAGTTTATTAAGCAGTTAGATCAAAATCTAGACTACATTTGTCATGAAATAATTAATGGCAGATGCTATATAACAGTAGCTTCCAACCGTAAAGAAGTAATATGTCCATTCTGCGGTTGGCCATCATCCAAAACACATTCCACATATAGCAGAACCTTTCAGGATCTTCCAATACAAGGTAATAAGGTATTTATTATTATGCGTAATAGAAAGATGTTTTGTAATAATCCTGACTGTAATCATACTACTTTTGCAGAAAGATTTGATTTCATTTCCGATAAGGCGAAGAAAACACAACGCCTTGAGGATGAAATTGTACGCCTGTCATTAAATTGCAGTTCTGTTGCGGCGTCTAAAACTCTGAGGGAGAATGTTGCGGATGTTGGTAAAAGTACTATCTGCAACCTCTTAAAAAAAAGAAATACCTGTTGTTGA
- a CDS encoding glutamate synthase → MTLSAYELGFRVLNDKMRAAKGKVVINNCFGERFIGAGADSQTIIVNGTPGNALGMYLDGATIIVNGNAQDAVGDTMNDGKIIIHGNAGDALGYAMRGGKIFVKGDSGYRTGIHMKEYMDKKPVIIIGGCTGSFLGEYLAGGVIIVLGLNTDGWPAGDFTGVGMHGGEMFIRSSKVPLNLPPQVSFDIADEEDLEKIRDDLLEFGGTFGVSTDEIFSKPFYHLVPNGKNPFKKLYTEN, encoded by the coding sequence ATGACTTTGTCTGCTTATGAACTGGGTTTTAGGGTATTAAATGATAAAATGCGTGCCGCAAAAGGAAAGGTAGTAATAAATAATTGTTTTGGCGAGCGGTTTATCGGTGCGGGTGCCGATTCACAGACCATTATTGTAAACGGAACGCCCGGCAATGCCCTTGGCATGTACCTTGACGGTGCAACGATAATAGTAAACGGAAACGCACAGGACGCAGTCGGTGATACAATGAACGACGGGAAAATAATAATACACGGGAATGCCGGTGATGCCCTCGGTTATGCCATGCGTGGGGGAAAGATATTTGTAAAGGGAGACTCGGGATACCGTACGGGCATTCATATGAAGGAATACATGGACAAAAAGCCTGTGATAATAATCGGAGGATGTACCGGAAGTTTTCTGGGCGAATATCTTGCCGGGGGTGTTATTATAGTTCTGGGGCTTAATACCGACGGCTGGCCTGCCGGAGATTTTACAGGCGTCGGAATGCACGGCGGCGAAATGTTCATAAGAAGCAGCAAGGTTCCTTTAAATCTTCCGCCACAGGTGAGTTTTGATATAGCGGATGAAGAGGATTTGGAGAAAATAAGAGATGATCTGCTGGAGTTTGGCGGGACATTCGGTGTTTCAACCGATGAGATTTTCAGTAAACCCTTTTATCACCTGGTGCCGAATGGAAAAAATCCGTTTAAAAAACTTTATACCGAAAATTAG
- a CDS encoding glutamate synthase-related protein produces the protein MRVNFLYPEYEVIRNYDRCINCRICERQCANEVHKYLSEEKKMVCDDTKCVNCQRCVAVCPTMALKIVKTDNTFKENFYWNSKTIREIYKQAESGGVLLSSMGNPEEYPVYFDRMLLNASQVTNPSIDPLREPMETKVFLGPKPDRIERDSAGRIISNIPPHLTLSMPVMFAAMSYGALSYNAHESLARAAEELGIYYNTGEGGLHENLYKYGKNTIVQVASGRFGVHKAYLNSCAAVEIKIGQGAKPGIGGHLPGTKIVGDISKTRMIPEGSDAISPAPHHDIYSIEDLKQLVYSIKEATAYSKPVIVKIAAVHNVAAIASGIARSGADIIAIDGFRGGTGAAPTRIRDHVGIPIELALASVDRRLRDEGIRDKVSIVISGGIRSSADVVKAIALGADCVYIGTAALIAMGCHMCRSCHTGKCNWGIATQREDLVKRLNPDIAYKRLVNLLTAWQHEIKEMMGGMGINSIESLKGNRLMLRGVGLSEKELEILAIKHAGE, from the coding sequence ATGCGTGTAAATTTCCTTTATCCCGAATATGAAGTAATCAGAAACTATGATCGTTGTATAAACTGCCGTATATGCGAACGCCAGTGCGCAAATGAAGTACACAAATATTTAAGTGAAGAGAAAAAAATGGTTTGCGATGATACGAAATGCGTAAACTGCCAGCGGTGTGTTGCCGTGTGCCCGACCATGGCGTTAAAAATTGTTAAAACCGACAATACATTCAAGGAAAATTTTTACTGGAATTCAAAAACCATAAGGGAAATATACAAACAGGCCGAAAGCGGCGGGGTATTGCTGTCCAGCATGGGTAATCCGGAAGAATATCCTGTTTATTTTGACAGAATGCTCCTCAACGCGTCCCAGGTTACAAATCCCTCGATAGATCCTCTGAGGGAACCGATGGAAACCAAAGTTTTCCTTGGGCCTAAGCCGGACAGGATAGAACGGGACAGTGCCGGGAGGATAATCAGCAACATCCCTCCGCATCTTACCCTCTCAATGCCGGTTATGTTTGCGGCAATGAGCTACGGCGCCCTCAGTTATAATGCACATGAAAGCCTTGCAAGGGCGGCTGAGGAGCTGGGGATTTATTACAACACCGGTGAGGGCGGTCTTCACGAGAATCTTTACAAATACGGGAAAAATACAATTGTCCAGGTGGCGTCGGGACGTTTTGGCGTTCACAAAGCATACCTTAACAGTTGCGCGGCTGTTGAAATCAAGATTGGTCAGGGTGCAAAGCCCGGGATAGGCGGACATCTCCCCGGCACGAAAATTGTGGGAGATATTTCAAAAACACGCATGATTCCCGAGGGCTCTGATGCCATCTCTCCGGCCCCTCACCATGATATATATTCTATAGAGGATCTAAAACAGCTTGTTTATTCGATAAAGGAAGCCACTGCCTATAGTAAGCCTGTTATTGTAAAGATTGCGGCCGTTCATAATGTGGCTGCAATAGCGAGCGGCATTGCAAGAAGTGGCGCTGACATTATCGCGATTGACGGTTTCCGGGGCGGAACCGGTGCTGCGCCGACGCGTATCCGCGACCATGTGGGAATTCCAATTGAACTGGCTTTGGCAAGTGTCGACAGACGCCTTCGTGATGAAGGGATTCGTGACAAGGTATCCATTGTCATAAGCGGAGGAATACGTTCCAGCGCCGATGTGGTAAAGGCGATAGCGCTGGGGGCTGACTGTGTTTACATAGGCACCGCCGCACTTATTGCAATGGGGTGCCATATGTGCAGGAGTTGCCATACCGGTAAATGCAACTGGGGAATCGCGACTCAGAGGGAGGATCTTGTAAAGAGACTGAATCCTGACATTGCCTATAAAAGGCTTGTTAACCTGTTAACCGCATGGCAGCACGAAATAAAGGAAATGATGGGCGGTATGGGCATAAATTCAATAGAAAGTCTGAAAGGCAACCGCCTTATGCTCCGGGGCGTCGGCCTCAGTGAAAAGGAGCTTGAAATATTGGCGATTAAACACGCCGGAGAATGA
- a CDS encoding class II glutamine amidotransferase, which produces MVREGTFRNISGCAISGIFSKSGRRFSGKLIMDSIATMRERSNGLGGGFAAYGIYPEYKDYYAFHIFYDSEAAKEECEKFLDRHFEIISLSKIPTRKIPQITDAPLIWRYFMAPSPVKLAENNLDEREYVVRCVFRINSTIDGAYVFSSGKNMGVFKAVGYPEDVGRFYRLEEYEGYCFTAHGRYPTNTPGWWGGAHPFALLDYSVVHNGEISSYDTNRRTIEMYGYKCMLKTDTEVIAYMIDYLHRKKKLTLNEVGTVFAAPFWSSMENMPEQEREQVEFLRNAFESFLINGPFSIIVGFEGGIMALNDRLKLRSMVIGEKDDMVYIASEEAAIRIVQNDLDRVWSPGGGEPVIKTIEKVKTMEKIRTIEEGMLQCV; this is translated from the coding sequence ATTGTGAGGGAAGGAACGTTCAGAAATATATCAGGATGTGCGATTTCAGGGATCTTTTCAAAATCCGGCAGGCGATTTTCGGGCAAGCTCATAATGGATTCGATAGCCACTATGCGTGAGCGATCCAACGGGCTTGGCGGTGGTTTTGCAGCTTACGGTATATATCCGGAGTACAAAGACTATTATGCTTTCCACATATTCTATGACAGTGAGGCTGCAAAAGAGGAATGCGAAAAATTCCTTGACAGACATTTTGAAATTATATCACTTTCAAAAATTCCCACAAGAAAAATCCCACAAATAACCGATGCTCCGCTCATCTGGAGATATTTCATGGCACCGTCGCCCGTAAAGCTTGCCGAAAACAATCTGGATGAGCGTGAATATGTGGTAAGGTGTGTATTCAGGATTAACAGTACGATAGACGGCGCCTATGTCTTTTCCAGCGGAAAAAACATGGGTGTTTTCAAAGCCGTGGGATATCCCGAAGATGTAGGACGATTTTACCGCCTTGAGGAGTATGAAGGGTACTGTTTCACCGCCCATGGACGGTACCCTACAAATACTCCCGGCTGGTGGGGAGGGGCACATCCCTTTGCGCTGCTTGATTATTCCGTGGTACATAACGGTGAAATATCGTCGTATGATACCAATCGTCGTACCATTGAAATGTATGGATATAAATGTATGTTAAAAACAGATACTGAAGTAATTGCTTATATGATTGATTATCTCCATAGAAAGAAGAAGCTTACCCTTAATGAGGTTGGCACGGTATTTGCCGCACCGTTCTGGTCAAGTATGGAAAACATGCCGGAACAGGAAAGGGAACAAGTTGAATTTCTTAGAAATGCTTTTGAATCATTTCTGATTAACGGGCCGTTTTCCATTATTGTAGGTTTTGAAGGCGGAATTATGGCGCTGAATGACAGGTTGAAGCTCAGGAGCATGGTGATCGGTGAAAAGGATGACATGGTATACATAGCCAGTGAAGAGGCCGCGATACGCATAGTGCAAAATGATTTGGACAGGGTATGGTCGCCCGGTGGAGGAGAACCCGTTATTAAAACAATTGAGAAAGTTAAAACAATGGAAAAAATCAGAACAATAGAGGAAGGAATGCTGCAATGCGTGTAA
- the asnA gene encoding aspartate--ammonia ligase: MSKLIIPKGYKPVLNLYETQNAIGTIKRIFEEKLSKALNLIRVSAPLFVPANTGINDDLNGVERPVEFDIRETNTYGQVVHSLAKWKRLALHKYGFPVGQGLYTDMNAIRRDEEMDNLHSIYVDQWDWEKVIDRSTRNVDTLKSTVIKIVGVICDTLDEIKKLYPQITVKLSREVSFITTQELEDLYPALSPRERENEYLREHKTAFIMQIGDVLKSGIRHDGRAPDYDDWKLNGDIMFWNDVLECAFEVSSMGIRVDEKSLDEQLTKAGCDDRRNLLFHKMLLNGELPLTIGGGIGQSRVCMLLLQKAHIGEVQVSIWDEETISGCKKAGIELL, translated from the coding sequence ATTAGTAAACTCATTATTCCAAAAGGGTACAAACCTGTTCTTAATCTTTATGAAACGCAAAATGCAATAGGAACGATAAAAAGAATTTTTGAGGAAAAACTGTCAAAGGCATTGAATCTGATAAGGGTTTCCGCTCCGCTGTTCGTTCCCGCCAATACAGGAATAAACGACGACCTGAACGGCGTTGAACGTCCTGTGGAGTTTGACATAAGAGAAACAAACACTTACGGTCAGGTTGTCCACTCCCTTGCGAAATGGAAACGTTTGGCACTGCACAAATACGGATTTCCTGTCGGTCAGGGGTTATATACCGATATGAATGCCATACGCCGGGATGAAGAGATGGATAACCTTCACTCCATATACGTTGATCAGTGGGACTGGGAAAAAGTGATAGATCGTTCCACAAGAAACGTGGATACATTAAAGAGCACGGTAATAAAAATTGTCGGTGTCATCTGCGACACGCTGGACGAAATTAAAAAACTGTACCCGCAGATTACGGTTAAGCTCTCGCGGGAAGTTTCCTTCATAACCACTCAGGAATTGGAAGATTTATATCCCGCTCTTTCGCCACGGGAGCGCGAAAACGAATACTTAAGGGAACATAAAACCGCCTTCATCATGCAGATTGGCGATGTACTGAAATCGGGAATTAGGCATGATGGCAGGGCGCCTGACTATGACGACTGGAAACTTAACGGTGACATCATGTTCTGGAATGATGTCCTGGAATGTGCTTTTGAAGTGTCGTCGATGGGCATCCGCGTTGACGAAAAATCCCTGGACGAACAGCTTACGAAAGCAGGCTGCGATGATCGCCGCAATTTGCTTTTCCACAAAATGCTGCTTAACGGTGAGCTGCCTCTTACAATAGGCGGCGGTATAGGCCAGTCGAGGGTGTGCATGCTGTTACTGCAGAAAGCGCATATCGGCGAAGTTCAGGTTTCCATTTGGGACGAAGAAACAATTTCAGGTTGCAAAAAAGCCGGAATAGAATTGCTTTAA
- a CDS encoding glutamine synthetase III, translated as MYNNNISENFGSMVFNEAVMRERLPKDIYKSLKKSIAEGTPLELDVANVVASVMKDWAIEKGATHFTHWFQPMTGITAEKHDSFLAPDGTGRAITEFSGKSLVKGEPDASSFPSGGLRSTFEARGYTAWDPTSYAFIKDNTLYIPTAFCSYSGEALDKKTPLLRSMHALNEQALRILRLFGLNDVKRVVAMAGPEQEYFLIDMNMYLKRPDLMHCGRTLFGARPPKGQELEDHYFRPIKQRVLKFMRELDEELWKLGVYAKTEHNEVAPSQHEIAPIYAEANVATDQNQLTMELMKTIGAKHGLACLLHEKPFAGINGSGKHVNWSLATDTGINLLDPGDTPFENALFLLFLVAVIKAVDDYQDLLRVSVASAGNDHRLGANEAPPAIVSIFLGDELTGILNAIENDALYECKGKALMEIGAPVLPRFPKDSTDRNRTSPFAFTGNKFELRMLGSAFSIAGPLIVLNTIVAESLRQFADELENSSDFKANLNKLIKRVIREHKRIIFNGNGYDGSWVKEAEARGLSNLKTTPDALPAFVSPKSIELFTRHRVFTEHEIRSRYEILLENYSKTINIEALTMIDMVNKMVIPAVFDYQNELAELAIRKKSISPELSTLPEEKLMERLSKLSEYLTEKLERLTEQTIAVKEIKDNLEMAKAYREKVCAAMSELRMIVDELELIVSSKHWRIPSYSEILNSVYE; from the coding sequence ATGTACAACAATAATATAAGCGAAAATTTCGGCAGCATGGTATTTAACGAAGCAGTCATGCGTGAACGGCTGCCAAAAGATATATATAAATCCCTGAAAAAATCAATTGCCGAAGGCACTCCGCTTGAGCTTGACGTTGCAAACGTAGTTGCCAGCGTTATGAAAGACTGGGCAATAGAAAAAGGTGCCACTCATTTTACCCACTGGTTCCAGCCCATGACGGGTATTACCGCAGAAAAACATGACAGCTTTCTGGCACCTGACGGAACAGGAAGGGCAATTACCGAGTTCTCCGGAAAATCGCTGGTAAAAGGCGAACCCGATGCATCAAGCTTTCCATCAGGCGGTCTTCGCAGCACTTTCGAAGCAAGAGGATATACCGCATGGGATCCAACTTCTTATGCTTTCATAAAAGACAATACACTGTACATCCCTACCGCATTCTGCTCGTACAGCGGAGAAGCCCTTGACAAAAAGACCCCGCTTTTACGCTCAATGCATGCATTAAACGAACAGGCTTTAAGGATACTCCGCCTTTTCGGGCTGAACGACGTAAAACGTGTTGTGGCAATGGCAGGCCCGGAACAGGAATACTTTTTAATCGACATGAATATGTATTTAAAAAGACCGGATCTGATGCACTGCGGAAGAACTTTGTTCGGTGCCCGTCCGCCAAAAGGCCAGGAGCTGGAAGATCATTATTTCAGGCCGATAAAGCAGCGTGTCCTGAAATTTATGAGAGAACTGGATGAAGAGTTATGGAAACTTGGCGTTTATGCAAAAACCGAACATAACGAGGTGGCTCCTTCACAGCATGAAATAGCACCAATTTATGCCGAAGCCAATGTGGCGACCGACCAGAACCAACTGACAATGGAACTTATGAAAACCATAGGGGCCAAACATGGTCTGGCATGCCTTTTACATGAAAAACCCTTTGCAGGGATAAACGGCAGCGGAAAACACGTCAACTGGTCTTTGGCCACAGACACGGGAATAAACCTTCTTGATCCCGGTGACACGCCCTTTGAAAATGCGCTCTTCCTTTTATTCCTTGTTGCGGTAATAAAAGCAGTGGACGACTATCAGGACCTTCTCCGTGTTTCGGTAGCAAGTGCGGGTAACGATCATAGGCTGGGAGCAAACGAAGCTCCTCCTGCAATAGTTTCAATATTCCTCGGTGACGAACTTACTGGAATTTTGAATGCCATCGAAAACGACGCTTTGTATGAATGCAAGGGTAAGGCACTGATGGAAATAGGCGCACCGGTACTGCCCCGCTTCCCTAAAGACTCTACTGACCGGAACCGCACATCCCCCTTTGCGTTTACAGGCAACAAGTTTGAGCTGCGTATGCTTGGCTCAGCCTTTTCGATCGCAGGCCCGCTCATTGTCCTGAATACAATTGTGGCGGAATCGTTACGGCAATTTGCCGACGAACTTGAAAACAGCAGTGATTTTAAGGCCAATCTGAACAAACTTATTAAAAGGGTTATCAGAGAGCACAAGCGCATTATCTTCAACGGTAATGGCTATGACGGCTCATGGGTTAAAGAGGCGGAAGCAAGAGGGCTGTCAAATCTGAAAACCACGCCCGATGCGCTGCCGGCCTTTGTCAGCCCGAAAAGCATTGAATTGTTCACCCGTCACCGCGTATTTACCGAGCATGAAATCCGTTCACGCTATGAAATTTTGCTTGAAAATTATTCAAAAACAATTAACATCGAGGCCCTGACAATGATTGACATGGTTAACAAGATGGTAATTCCTGCCGTTTTTGATTACCAGAACGAACTTGCCGAGCTGGCAATCCGTAAAAAGAGCATTAGCCCTGAGCTTTCAACTCTTCCGGAAGAAAAGCTTATGGAAAGGCTGTCAAAACTTTCAGAATACCTGACGGAAAAGCTGGAACGCCTTACAGAACAGACAATAGCCGTAAAGGAAATCAAGGACAATCTGGAAATGGCAAAGGCATACCGTGAAAAAGTATGTGCCGCAATGAGCGAACTTCGCATGATTGTTGATGAGCTTGAGCTGATTGTAAGCAGCAAACACTGGAGAATTCCGTCCTATTCCGAGATTTTAAACAGTGTTTATGAATAA
- a CDS encoding adenylosuccinate synthase — MLTAVVGINWGDEGKGRMVDLLSKEYDIICRYQGGNNAGHTVVNEKGKFILNLLPSGILRENTVNVMGNGMVIDIEHLCGEIERLREKGVRITPDNLKISDKAFICMPYHKQQDILEEERLAEKKYGSTRRGIAPVYGDKYMKKGIRMGDLLCLDTLEGKIADILEWKNLTLRGYGQKFSLKDIMQWINEFGKPLIPFITDTTKFLTDAVNGNKNILFEAQLGALRDIDFGIYPFTTSSQTLAAYAPIGAGIPGVKLDHVIGIMKAYSSCVGEGPFTAEFFGEEAEKLREAGGEYGAATGRPRRVGAFDIPASRYGVKMQGADEIALTKLDVLSYMDKIPVCVAYEIDGVRCDSFPTGDRLLKAKPVFEYLDGFKTDISKCRTPGDLPEAALKYIRFIEEAVGCPIKYVSVGPGRDDYIEM; from the coding sequence ATGCTTACAGCAGTTGTCGGAATAAACTGGGGAGACGAAGGAAAAGGCCGCATGGTGGATTTGCTTTCCAAAGAATATGACATAATATGCCGGTACCAGGGCGGCAACAATGCCGGGCATACCGTAGTGAATGAGAAAGGGAAATTTATATTGAATCTTCTTCCGTCCGGCATATTACGGGAGAATACTGTTAATGTCATGGGAAACGGCATGGTTATTGACATAGAGCATTTATGCGGTGAAATTGAAAGGCTCAGAGAAAAAGGCGTCAGAATAACTCCTGACAATTTAAAGATAAGTGACAAAGCCTTTATTTGCATGCCTTATCACAAACAGCAGGATATTCTTGAAGAGGAACGCCTGGCAGAGAAAAAATACGGATCAACCCGAAGAGGCATTGCGCCTGTATATGGCGACAAATACATGAAAAAAGGCATTCGGATGGGTGATTTGCTCTGCCTTGATACTCTTGAAGGCAAAATCGCCGATATACTCGAGTGGAAAAATCTTACACTCAGGGGGTATGGGCAGAAGTTTTCGCTGAAAGATATAATGCAATGGATTAATGAATTCGGCAAACCACTTATTCCTTTCATCACTGATACAACCAAATTCCTTACCGATGCCGTTAACGGTAATAAAAATATTTTGTTTGAAGCCCAGCTGGGTGCATTGCGCGACATTGATTTCGGAATTTATCCGTTCACCACGTCGTCCCAGACCCTTGCCGCATACGCTCCCATTGGCGCTGGAATACCGGGTGTAAAACTTGACCATGTAATCGGTATCATGAAGGCCTATTCGAGCTGTGTTGGGGAAGGTCCTTTTACCGCCGAATTCTTCGGTGAAGAGGCGGAAAAACTCCGTGAAGCCGGAGGCGAGTACGGTGCCGCAACGGGAAGGCCGCGAAGGGTGGGCGCATTCGACATTCCTGCAAGCAGATACGGGGTTAAAATGCAGGGCGCGGACGAAATTGCTTTAACAAAACTTGACGTGCTGTCCTATATGGACAAAATTCCCGTATGTGTGGCATATGAAATCGACGGCGTGCGGTGTGACAGCTTCCCCACAGGCGACAGACTTCTGAAAGCAAAACCTGTTTTTGAATATCTTGACGGATTTAAGACCGACATATCAAAATGCAGAACCCCAGGAGATTTACCAGAAGCAGCCCTGAAATATATCCGCTTTATTGAAGAAGCAGTAGGCTGCCCGATTAAATATGTTTCTGTGGGTCCGGGAAGGGACGATTATATAGAAATGTAA
- a CDS encoding protein-glutamate methylesterase/protein-glutamine glutaminase: MKQYGVLVVDDSSFMRKCISMLIERDPQLFVIGIARNGVEAIEKVRRLRPDIVTMDIEMPEMDGITALKEIKKSCPVPVVVLCNKTGKYPEAAFQALESGAADFFLKNVLLGDDVKPEIIKEFLEKLKTIAENAKRTVNKERNKTISEVTEILESILNKPEKVTETKTGLADLIIIGCSTGGPSALQAILPRFPEDMHVPVVVLQHMPPGFTKPLAERFDTICKLRVKEAENGDILKAGNIYIAPAGYQTFIDKKTDGATVLRIEDNLSVDTVYKPSIDITLYSAAQVFKERLLSVILTGMGNDGLLGCEAVKKYNGKVIVEAEESCIVYGMPKAVYEAGLADVQVPLSGIFREIMSYI, from the coding sequence GTGAAGCAGTATGGGGTATTGGTAGTGGACGATTCGTCCTTTATGCGCAAATGTATAAGCATGCTTATAGAGAGGGATCCTCAGCTTTTTGTCATAGGAATCGCAAGAAATGGCGTTGAAGCGATAGAGAAAGTACGGAGGCTAAGGCCCGACATTGTGACAATGGATATTGAGATGCCTGAAATGGACGGTATTACAGCTTTGAAAGAAATTAAGAAGTCTTGTCCTGTTCCTGTTGTTGTGCTGTGCAACAAAACCGGCAAATATCCGGAAGCTGCTTTTCAAGCTTTGGAGTCGGGGGCTGCAGACTTCTTTTTAAAAAACGTATTGTTGGGGGATGATGTAAAACCTGAGATAATAAAGGAGTTTCTTGAAAAATTAAAAACCATAGCCGAAAACGCGAAAAGGACTGTAAATAAAGAGCGAAATAAAACCATTTCTGAGGTGACTGAAATTCTCGAAAGCATTTTGAATAAACCCGAAAAGGTGACCGAAACAAAAACAGGACTGGCGGATCTTATAATAATAGGATGTTCAACCGGAGGTCCCTCGGCGTTACAGGCCATACTGCCCCGTTTTCCGGAAGACATGCATGTGCCAGTCGTTGTTTTGCAGCATATGCCTCCGGGTTTTACAAAACCGTTGGCTGAACGTTTTGACACCATCTGCAAATTACGGGTAAAAGAAGCTGAAAACGGGGATATTCTCAAAGCCGGTAACATTTATATAGCGCCGGCAGGTTACCAAACATTCATTGATAAGAAAACGGACGGAGCAACAGTTTTAAGAATAGAAGACAACCTGTCTGTTGACACTGTTTACAAACCGTCTATTGACATAACCCTTTATTCGGCGGCGCAGGTGTTTAAAGAAAGGTTATTGTCTGTAATTCTTACGGGAATGGGAAACGACGGTCTTTTAGGATGTGAAGCGGTGAAAAAATACAACGGAAAGGTGATTGTTGAGGCTGAAGAATCATGTATTGTGTATGGCATGCCAAAGGCCGTTTATGAGGCAGGGCTGGCTGATGTTCAGGTGCCTTTGTCGGGTATTTTTCGTGAAATAATGTCATATATCTGA
- a CDS encoding CheR family methyltransferase: protein MDTFGLIQLAELIYEYCGIDFSKSLSSLEAKISERLNELGLSCWEYGGYLRVEPKEWDMLIELITVNETYFFREENLLAEFQKTVLPQYKDRTPENPLRIWCSACSSGEEPYTLAIIAEETGLFQTGAVEIIASDINKKVLEKAISGSYNKKSFSFRTMPKEMLEKYFVSAEEEYVIRDSVRAMVDFRCINLMDKDIAERIGKVDIIFCRNVLIYFNKEAINKVINSLYDVLNDGGYLFLGHAETITGMNTGFETIYTPSAFYYRKGEKCT from the coding sequence ATGGATACGTTCGGGCTTATTCAACTGGCAGAGCTTATATATGAATACTGCGGAATTGATTTTTCCAAAAGTCTTTCCTCACTTGAAGCCAAAATATCGGAAAGGCTTAACGAACTTGGGCTTTCCTGCTGGGAATACGGAGGTTATTTAAGGGTTGAACCGAAAGAATGGGATATGCTTATTGAACTTATTACGGTGAATGAAACTTATTTTTTCCGTGAAGAAAACCTTTTGGCAGAATTTCAAAAGACTGTACTGCCACAATATAAGGACCGTACTCCCGAAAATCCTTTGCGTATATGGTGTTCAGCCTGTTCCAGCGGGGAGGAGCCTTATACATTGGCGATAATAGCCGAAGAAACAGGACTTTTTCAAACCGGCGCCGTTGAAATCATTGCATCTGATATAAATAAAAAGGTTCTGGAAAAGGCCATAAGTGGATCATATAACAAAAAGTCATTTTCTTTCCGTACAATGCCCAAAGAGATGCTTGAAAAATATTTTGTTTCGGCTGAAGAGGAATATGTGATCAGGGATTCGGTCAGGGCAATGGTTGATTTTCGCTGTATAAATCTCATGGACAAGGATATAGCGGAAAGAATAGGGAAAGTGGATATAATTTTTTGCAGGAATGTACTGATTTATTTTAATAAGGAAGCTATAAACAAAGTTATTAATTCCCTGTATGATGTGTTAAACGACGGCGGATACCTGTTCTTAGGTCATGCTGAAACCATAACCGGTATGAATACCGGATTTGAGACTATATACACACCTTCTGCATTTTATTACCGGAAAGGGGAAAAGTGTACGTGA